GCTCATCTACATAAAAAGGGAAATCTCCCTTTGCATTACTAACCTTTACATAcattttcttgaaatttttaaagGACGACTTATACAATTTGAATATAGCAAAACGCGGCGAACTATTCAAGTTCACCCAACCACCTTTCCAAACACCTTTAACTTGAAATAGGGAGAAAAACAATTCTACTGAAAGAGTCTCCTCCAAAAACTCCATCAGAACCTCAAAAGCACGAAGAAACGCCCAGCcattggggtgaagttgagtTGATGCACAATCTAACTACCTAAGCACCTGacattgaaaatttgaaaaaggagTTTCACCCTCAACTCTTCCAACACATAACTGTACATGTAAAAATACTTAAAACCTTCACCCCTGTGAAACACCCGGTCACCATCAGAACATGGAAGTAACTTCAACCGAACCCCAGAATTCCTCCTGACAATACTACTTTTATCTATCTCCTTTACAGTTTTTTGGTCTAAAAATAGTGAGGAACACTTACTAACATCATCATTTACCTAGTCATTGGACCAatcaattttatctttcttctcttttttgaaACCcattatcaaaaagaaaatgaagaagaagaacagaagTTACAGAAACTACAGAAAAATAATGCGTACCTCTTTTGCTCATTTTTTTCAAACAGCTTCTGATAACAAGTATATCTTGGGCAACTCCACAAAACCTTTtggattcaaaaaaaaaaaacttttaacttcCCACTATAGTTTTGAGTTTCACTAAAAAACAATCACATCAGTCACGTCAAACGACATTGGAACACGCCCATTCATTAATGGGCATTTAaacttcttctctctcttactaaaatttatttaatatatgtttttaaTAAAGCATTTTGAACTTGGGGACTCCAAGCCTAAGACCATCTCCAGTAGGGAACTCATCTCAATCCCTATTTATGGCCCACTTGTCATAAAAAGTGACTCCACATCAGATTTTGCGTCATAACCAATAAATAGGAACTCAAtaaatctctctcttctccattagaaGGAACTAACTTTAATCCCTATTGTGGTCCcacctaattaattaattaagtaattaaaattaatataataataattattttttaataatattatttaaatttataaattcaaaataattcaatattataaaatattaaaataaataacttaaatttgattagtattttaaattttataaataaaaataaataattcaactaaaaattattttataatatgtaaaaattaaatttattttttatgtaaaataaatttaattaattatgatttaatataacaatataaataatatttgatattgatttaacataattatttatattaattataatttaatataactaattattaaataattaattaaatagatatataagtatttaatatatatttaatatattttttatttttttattaacttaccACATGGCATGATTTTATTGGTTGTTGCAAGTCCCTGCTTAGAGGGACTCTCAACCTTGATCCCCGTGAAGAgccctcttttctttttcactccAATGGTAATTGAGTCCCCATATGTCAGAAAAGGAACTCTATTTCTTAGCATTGGAGTTGCTCTAAGCCAAATTGCCGAGTTATGCACTCGCCTAATGGTCGACTTATGCTTCATTaaaaagctcaacctgcttcattaaaatttattctcaAGCTAAGCTCGGGGGCTATGATACGGTTATTACAAATCCGACTTCATAACTCGATATTATGCACCATAATTCGACAATTTTCGTTACAACTCGGCCGTTATGCGTTACAAGATTCAGCAAGTTAACATCCTGGAATAAACACGTCCGACCAGACGTTATCATTCATTAAAAACCTAATAACTGCTCTTCAATTCAGATGATCAATAATAACGTAACCAACCAATTATACTCCACCTATAAAGGTATGGCATCTTCTCCTTAACGAACACATTGAATTTTCAATACTAATTTAAGCattggagtgcctttgcaggtacactccccTCCCCCCTTTCCTTAGACAGAAAGCTTGGACTTCTCCAAAGTTCACAGATCGACATTAAAGGAACAACTCGGCGTCGATTCGTAGAAGCCGAGCTACCCTCAAGGTATTCATACAAGAACAATTAATACTAAATCCAtccattttttaaataaagctcagaaaataattgtTATATGTAGCGCAAATCCTCGAAGCCCACCCAACAACTAGTCCACCAAAAACTATGATACTGTATTGTATTAAGACGAGAGCATATAAGCGAATAGCGGAGGAGGGAGAGGAAATTGGGCATATTATATGCATGTCAAAGAGTTGGGCCACGAACGCCATGGTTACCAAATTCAATAGGCCTTTCTACTGATTGGATAATAGGTTTTACCactttgtttaatatttttttaagacttTGCCCACttctaatataaaaagctaactCCCTTTGGTCTAAAATTAGAGGGAAATGCTCAGAGGTTAGGagctaatatttttatttcaaaaaatagaaaattaattattactattattaacttaaaaataaaaatataaaaaatagtatttgtattttaaaatttctcataattcttgcacaataaattttttttctaaaacagGTTAATAAGTAGACCAAAATAAATTACTCATGGGCAAGAGATACATCTTATTACACAAGAATTCTTTGACTCTTTAGTtttagattttgatattttattataaattttttattttgtttgtagAATTCGAATTCTTTAggatttcttattttatcttattgaATCGTATTTCTATGTTATCGAATTCTCCTAAACCTTAGAACAAAAATGGAAGTATACTTTTTTTTGTGTAGTACTAATAGGAAAAATACAGAACATGGTACAGTAATATCAAACTTGTAGCAATATGTTATCAAACGTCACTTTTTTTGTGGTAAAATACATAGTTGATGTTTTCTTCATATTCAGATAGACAAATAAACCACACAATAAGTCCAGTGCTTGTGAATCGCGGCACATAATGACATCAAGGCGACACAATAAGTGCAACATGAAGTAATTAATAacttataataaattaataatgtacGAGGACCAAACTAAAGAAATTGATTGAGAAAAAAGTGTCTTTTAGCTAATAATAAGCTCAAATACGAAAACTTATTTTACATGTTTTCAGATGACTAGGCTATTTAGACTTATTTTCCGTTCTTAATTACTAATTAGTAGTATCAAATTAAAGTAGACAATGAATAGACAACATTGAGTTACATGCGCGaacgaataaaaaaaaaagaaaaagaagaagaagaaggagtcAGAGATAGGTCTGTGTAAGGCTGTGTCATATATATAGACCAAGTGCAGGTGGGAATCCTCGCAAACACCATCAAGATTCTAATGCTGTTTGAGGAAACTGTTGCCAAAGGCTGCTTTTGCATTAGATTCATCAGTTTCTCgtaacaaaacaaaaatctCTCTTAAGTCttaacatatatattatttacattattacATATGCTACCCACCACATCTTCACTTCTTAACTAATATTACTTACTTACATGACAACGAAATTAAATTATCCCTAAAGTTATTGAGCTTACCAAGATGATATATTCTTCTACACCAGCTTTAActtattatccaatttttttaatcataggTTAACTGCATTCCAATGCCTACTATCTACTATTATACATATACAGTATTTTAATCTCTCTTTAGTACTGTTAACTTATTTAGATTTCGTATCTTGGCGTTAATTTTAAAGCTAAAGTAAAGGCTGATGAAGAGATTGAAAAAAGTTGAAAAGGCAGAAAAGCAAAGGCACAGAgataatttaactatttaattaAGTGAAGAGATTTATATGAAAactaattgattaattaatatgtAACAGAGACTTGATAAAATCTACCATTCATTCCAAACTTTTGATCGGGaactaattaaactaaatacACCATTATGATAAACCAAATATATATAGTGAAAATTAAACAGATCAAAGAAACATGCAAGAGTGAGAAATAATAATGCTACAGGTCCATAACTCATATTCATATACCACCCAAACAAGCAAAATAAACCaccaaaaaggaaaacatacactccaaaaataaagattaacATCTACAAAATACAAACAAAGGAGAACTAGCTATCTAAtgaggtaaaaaaaaaaatcttttttgaaAGAAGGAAAAACATACAGTTGCAGTTAATTAGGGTATGCACCATTGGTTGCAGCAGGAAGATCAGAAAGCCAGGGAAGGGTTGGATTATTCCAGCAGCCCAATTCAGCGGTGGAAACCGAAGATGACTCCAAAATGGtggataaagaagaagaagaagaagaagcagccaTGTTTGGCATGAAGATTGGCGATGAATTATTGTGAGTGGCATAGTTATTAGGTGTTGACCTGAGTTTGTGATAAAGTTGTTGAATTCCATTGCTACTGGTTTGGTGTTGTTCAGAAAGTAGAAAGGAAGTAGCAGCTGCTGCAGGTTGATGATCttgattgttattattattgcttcTCCACAAAGAGCTGCACAGATCCAATTGAGGAATGTGTCCAACTCCAACTCCATCATAGCCTAGGGTTGTTCTTGGAATATTATTATTCATCATCAATGGCTCTACTGCAGTACTACTCACCATGTTGTAGTTCCGTTCTTCCTTCACTGAAACACCGTTCATGAGCATAgagttagggttagggttagggttttggcTCTGGCCAGCTCGGAGTAACGCCAATAGATGACTATTCTGTGGAGATCCCCATAGGATTGGTCCTGCTGGAAGATCGTGGTGGTCGATTCCAAGTGGCGATGATGATGATCTTCTGAGCTCTGATGCCACCATAGCTTTCATCTTCGGGGTGGTGCTTGCAGCCTTTGCCGCTGAGGAGTTGGAGACACCGATGTTCTTGTTTTTCCGGCAGCCACCGCCGATGGGGACGTTCCTGAGAGCACCACCTTTGGTCCAGTACCTTCGGCATGTCTTGCAGAAATGGCGAGGCTGAGTGAGGTTGTAGTTGTTGTAGTAACAGAACTTTGTGTTGGATGAATCGCATCGCGGACACCTCAGATTCTCCGAACTAGTTGATGAGGTGGCGGCCACAACCGTAGAAGTAggtgtagaagaagaagaagaagaaggtggtgGTGTTGGTGGTAAGAGaagtcctcctcctcctcctcctccacctCCATTATTACTAAtaagattgttgttgttaatggAGTATTTCTTGTCAGGAGGTGCTACAAAGCCAGCACCAGCGAAGAGCTCTTGAATCATATTATTAGTTTCTGCGGATCTGCAACAAATCCAAAACGGcgaaaagcaaaagcttgtgcggGTGAGTCTTTTTGCGGTGTGGTAGTGGAGAGAAAAGCAAAGATAAAGAgtaaagagaaaaattaaagtGGGTTTTGCTTTGCTATTTCATATACACCTTTCGGAATTCAATTTGGTTCGGGTTGGGTTGTTTCGTTGTTTTTTGCTGACAAATAAACGACACCTTCACTTGTCGGTCATGGCCTTGTTCCTTCTTGCACAAAACAATATATAGAATGGGGCTGCCAcccatatatattataataatcattttcattttagttttaatttccaAGAATCTTACTCAATAACAGCTCTCttgtaaaaaagtaaaaaaattatgatagaaATTCATATATAgttgtatttatttaaaattattaattaaaaattattaaataatttaatatatattgcaCTCACTTTCATTTATccactctcttttctctttctctcactCCTAACTTTTCACAAAAATTATggattattatttgaaatataaaaattctaGTTATATGCATTTTACTGTATAATGTGATAGTGTGCGGTCTCTGGTCTCTGGGAAAGATAGATAGACATGATTCATGAGGTCGCCCATGCATGTAGATGTAGGCCATCCATGTCATCAACAACCACCCCTTAGTCTTTCGGATTTGACTGTATACAGTGTTTTTTTCTCACAATTTACATGAAACCAAAGTTTTTATATATATGGATTCTATATAAATGCATATGctatagtattttaaaaaatattgttaaaattaaaataatattttttattattaataatactttcaaaaaatactattaaaaattattaaaaaattaaaaaaatataatatcaattttaataacgtttatataattattatagcaatcacaaatatatatatatagacattaaaatttaatatatacgAGTACTACTACACATACAAGTGATATAAGTCACTTAAATAACGCGCGCGTAAAATCACGTTTTTCTTTGTATTCTgcgttcttcttcctcctctttcttctttttatcttttttctttgtgtttctcCTCATTTTTCTTCCCGTGATTCATCTTCATCATCGTTTTTTTTATTACTGTtattgctgcatttttttcctcctccctttctattgattttgcaacattatattttttcttctttgtttaagTTTTTCCTcccaagaagaattatgagaatatgaaataagaagacgaagaagaaaaagcaacaagagatgaggaggaggaagagaaagagttttgaattatgcagaacttattagtacatatacacaaaaaaattcttaaacaatacactcgaatatcttcgtgttatttgctgcaaatacaaaaaaatgtttcttctaatgctgtattttttttcttatttctttcttttttttagttgaatgaatgtaagttcatcatcttcTAAGTacttttgcagcattatgtgttttttctttcttctttgtttgattttttgtttttattcttgttaaaagagtaaaataagaagaaacttgagaatataaaataaaaagaaaaatatgaataagacaagaagaagaagaagatggtgatgatgatgaaaaaaagaagaagaaacaacagaagacgaggaggaggaagagttttgaattatgcaaaacttatcaACACACATACACCGAAAATTCTTGAACAATACATTTGAATATCTTCGTGTTCCACCCAAATTTGttgcaaatacaaaaaaatatttcctctaatgcagcatttttttcttctttttttcttatttctttctttcttttagttgaatgaatgtaagttcatcatcttccaaataattttgcagcattatgtgtttcttcttcttctttgtttgattttgttttttgtttattcttgttaaaagagtaaaacaagaagaaacttaagaagataaaataagaaaaaaaagatgaataaaaaaaagatgatgatgatgaaaaaaagaagaagaagcaacaaaagatgaagaggaggaggaagaagaagagttttgaatgaTGCAGAATTTATAAGCACATATACAcagaaaattcttaaacaatacactcaaatatcttcgtgttacacccaaatatcttcatgttacacccaaatttgctgtagatacagaaaaatatttttttaatgcagaatttttatattatattcaattcaaaCTATCAACGATGAATTATTATTCACCTACAGAATCATAAAttactaacaaaaaaattaataactagaatCAAACCACACCTCAGCCACTTGATcagattcaaaacaataattaatttcgTTCTGGTTCAATGACAATTTAaacttgaattattcattatcttcaacaacgagataactgatgatggaggagaaggaggaaaaggaaggaggagaagaaattccaataaaaaaagaaggaggaagaagaggaggtgTTGGTAACgacaataacaaaaaagaagaagaaaaagaacgtGCAGTAACGGCATGAAAAAGAACGTATACGtgtgaatataaatgacttgtatagacttgtatagaaaataaaaaaacgtaTATACGTGAATATAAATAACTTGTATAgacttatataaaaaataacttgtgTATGGAGAATAATTGTTATAGTAAACTTGTCTTATAATTTGCTATAAATGTTGGTTAAAAGTAGACactataatattaattttttcggaGTATTNNNNNNNNNNNNNNNNNNNNNNNNNNNNNNNNNNNNNNNNNNNNNNNNNNNNNNNNNNNNNNNNNNNNNNNNNNNNNNNNNNNNNNNNNNNNNNNNNNNNNNNNNNNNNNNNNNNNNNNNNNNNNNNNNNNNNNNNNNNNNNNNNNNNNNNNNNNNNNNNNNNNNNNNNNNNNNNNNNNNNNNNNNNNNNNNNNNNNNNNNNNNNNNNNNNNNNNNNNNNNNNNNNNNNNNNNNNNNNNNNNNNNNNNNNNNNNNNNNNNNNNNNNNNNNNNNNNNNNNNNNNNNNNNNNNNNNNNNNNNNNNNNNNNNNNNNNNNNNNNNNNNNNNNNNNNNNNNNNNNNNNNNNNNNNNNNNNNNNNNNNNNNNNNNNNNNNNNNNNNNNNNNNNNNNNNNNNNNNNNNNNgttttttaatataatataaaaaataattttttatttttttcaatttttatcgaTTGCTtttaaagcaaaaataaaaaacattcaTATAAAAGAGAGCATATAACATttatctttataaaatatttctaACAAGTTTcgttttttatttcattattatcCAAAAAAATCTCTATCTAACCTATTTAacagttttctttttcagaaaaaCCAGGAAAATGGAAGTTTTTTTTGGATTATTGCATGAAAATTTTACGTAAATAAGTAAAAGTaaattctttataaaaaaaatgataaaataaataaaaagttagaAATTTGTTTTAGTAAAGAAAAAATGATTTAAATGGTGTACAAAATGAAAGAAGACAATTCACATGTAATTATCTCATGTGaaatagataattaaaattattaataatttaatatatttaattaaattattatttaataaatttttaattattaattttatattaattatattttaactataatagaattaatttataattaattttgttcatattctaattcaaaaatataaagtCAAGCCCAATAGAAAAAAAGGCCCACTCAAAAAGAGTGGTCACTTCTatttgtccgacctattaagagGTCCGGTACAACAAGAGAGGTACAGCCCCACGTATCTGAATAAGTAACTACcttcttaaattttttctaCTATTTATACTTTATCTAAAAGATAGATCTCAACAAACTCCGAAGATAAAGGGATCGGTTATCCACCAACAAATGTGGAACTACTCCAAAAAAGTGGTTATCTATCctactataaatacattgaCACTTCTCAAGTATATTCAAGTCTCAATCTACTAAAAATCTGCTTAAATTCTTTGCTAATTTAAGCATCGAATTCTCTTGTAAATATCACCCCTACCTCCTCACAATAAACTCGGAAGGCGACACATTGGCACTAGAACAAGTTGGTTGCTATCTCAAAAGGAGTTTACACCTCACGTTCAGGCCCAATCACTATTTTAGGTAACCCCCGAAATATTGACGCCGTTGTTGGGGACCTGGAAGT
The Arachis duranensis cultivar V14167 chromosome 5, aradu.V14167.gnm2.J7QH, whole genome shotgun sequence genome window above contains:
- the LOC107487764 gene encoding dof zinc finger protein DOF3.2-like, producing the protein MIQELFAGAGFVAPPDKKYSINNNNLISNNGGGGGGGGGLLLPPTPPPSSSSSSTPTSTVVAATSSTSSENLRCPRCDSSNTKFCYYNNYNLTQPRHFCKTCRRYWTKGGALRNVPIGGGCRKNKNIGVSNSSAAKAASTTPKMKAMVASELRRSSSSPLGIDHHDLPAGPILWGSPQNSHLLALLRAGQSQNPNPNPNSMLMNGVSVKEERNYNMVSSTAVEPLMMNNNIPRTTLGYDGVGVGHIPQLDLCSSLWRSNNNNNQDHQPAAAATSFLLSEQHQTSSNGIQQLYHKLRSTPNNYATHNNSSPIFMPNMAASSSSSSLSTILESSSVSTAELGCWNNPTLPWLSDLPAATNGAYPN